The proteins below come from a single Dermacentor albipictus isolate Rhodes 1998 colony chromosome 7, USDA_Dalb.pri_finalv2, whole genome shotgun sequence genomic window:
- the LOC135904385 gene encoding uridine diphosphate glucose pyrophosphatase NUDT14-like translates to MINGGRCWRSVAWPRSIKLIVSGVPASVHSASRRSFSTSEIVMDKIDDVRVTELTNSAYIKPTRLLFKQNGKQRIWDLMKSHDSVSAVIYNKSRDVLLFVRQFRPAVYYGQIPTHEVASGKPIDTTKYPGTMGLTLELCAGIIDNEKLSSAETMREEIKEECGYNVPLTSIQRVTSFRSGVGILGAKQELFYVEVTDDMKQTAGGGVEEQGEMIDVVELTKAEAKKMLFDESIMRPAALLFGITWFLEVKSKQ, encoded by the exons ATGATCAACGGGGGTCGATGCTGGCGGTCTGTAGCTTGGCCGCGGTCCATCAAATTGATAGTTTCGGGCGTTCCCGCCAGCGTCCATTCCGCGAGCAGACGTTCTTTTTCCACTTCCGAGATAGTCATGGATAAAATCGACGACGTGCGAGTTACGGAACTCACGAATTCCGCGTACATCAAGCCTACGCGGCTGCTTTTCAAGCAG AACGGGAAGCAAAGGATATGGGACCTCATGAAGAGTCACGACAG CGTGTCGGCCGTTATTTACAACAAAAGCAGGGATGTCCTTCTATTCGTCAGGCAGTTCCGACCCG CTGTGTACTATGGTCAGATTCCAACACATGAGGTTGCTTCTGGCAAGCCCATTGACACGACCAAGTATCCAGGAACGATGGGTCTGACACTCGAGCTGTGTGCGGGCATCATTGACAATGAGAAACTGTCGTCTGCTGAAACCATGCGTGAAGAGATAAAGGAAGAGTGCGGTTACAATGTGCCCTTGACCAGCATACAGCGAGTCACATCATTCAG ATCTGGTGTTGGGATCCTTGGTGCAAAGCAGGAGCTGTTTTACGTCGAAGTGACCGACGACATGAAGCAAACTGCTGGTGGTGGTGTTGAAGAACAAGGCGAAATGATCGATGTGGTCGAGCTAACCAAAGCCGAAGCCAAGAAGATGTTGTTTGATGAGAGCATCATGCGGCCCGCTGCTCTGCTCTTTGGCATTACATGGTTCTTAGAAGTCAAGTCGAAGCAATAG